The Pedobacter ginsengisoli region AGCAATGCTGTTCAGTTTATTACGAACGGAAATGCTGCCGCTGATGCATTCAGAAACGGATCTTCAGCTTCTACAGCCTCTCGTGGTAAGTCGCTTGCATTAAACACTGTTGTTCCTTTTGGAACTGTAGGCCAAAAAACAGTTGAGCGTTTTATTGAACTGGGTTACGATGAAATTTATTCTATTCAGTATTTCAAAAGAGACCTGAGACCTTGGTGGAACACTTCGGGCAAGGAAACTATTGAAGGTCAGCTAACTGATGCAGCTAATCAGTACAAAGAGGTTATGCAAAAATGTGAGACTTTTAATAAAGCGGTATATGCAGATGCACTTAAATCTGGTGGTAAGGAATATGCACATTTATGTATACTTGGTTATCGTCAGAGTATTGCGGCTCACACTTTGGTAAAAAGTCCTGAAAATGAAATCTTATGGTTATCTAAAGAAAACAATAGCGGTGGATTTATCAATACCGTGGATGTAACTTACCCTTCTGCCCCACTTTACTTAATCTATAATCCGTCATTACTGCAAGGCATGTTGAATGGTATTTTTTATTTCAGCGAAAGCGGTAAATATCCGCATCCTTGGGCTGCTCATGATTTGGGTACATATCCATTAGCTAATGGCCAGACTTATGGCGAGCCAATGCCGGTTGAAGAATCGGGCAATATGATTATCCTTACGGCAGCTATTGCCAAAGCTCAGGGTAATGCAAATTACGCAAAAAAACATTGGAAAACCCTGACCATCTGGGCAGACTACCTGACTAAAGAAGGATTGGATCCAAAAACGCAATTATGTACCGACGATTTTGCAGGCCACCTGGCCAGAAATGCAAACTTATCAGTAAAAGCAATTGTAGGTATTGCATGCTATGCGCAAATGGCTGAGACATTGGGCTACACCGAGATCGCCACCAAATACAGAGCTATCGCTGAAAGTATGGTACCTAAGTGGATTGAAATGGCTGATGCCGGTGACCATTATGCTTTGACTTTTGACAACAAGAATACCTGGAGCCAGAAATATAACCTGGTTTGGGATAAGGTATTAGGTTTGAACTTATTTCCGCAAAAGGTTTATGATACAGAAATTAAATATTACCTGACAAAACAGAATAAGTTTGGCTTACCTCTGGATAGTAGAAAAGCTTATACTAAGAATGACTGGATATTGTGGACAGCGACTTTTGCCCCTACTCAGAAAGAGTTTGAAGCGTTGGTAAAACCGGTTTACAGACACTCAATTGAAACGGAATCTCGTGTTCCTTTAAACGATTTTTATGACTCTAATACGGGTATAAGAGATAA contains the following coding sequences:
- a CDS encoding glutaminase family protein, whose product is MNKSNKLKALGLLACFFAIGQTQAQDRKAPSYPLITHNPNFSIWSNTDQLNASTTTHWTGADHSLLGLINVDGNIYRFLGKEEANYKTILGTSEETPYAVKYTETAPDGDWKTANYAASNWKSGSAPIGDDAKQVKTLWKSNDIWVRRTFNIANPASINELLLKMNHDDNIEVYLNGKKVYQKEGWTNTFQYFPLDKKDLKAGQNIIAIHLANSAGGRYLDFGLADKLKDNAARIQVAKQKNVDVTATQTIYDFTCGKVDLKVTFTSPLLMNDLGLLARPVSYITYNVQANDKKTHAVKVFLSASSSIAVYKPSQEVTAKKYSTAKLSILKAGTVEQPILQKGADDMRIDWGYFYVAAPKSSNAVQFITNGNAAADAFRNGSSASTASRGKSLALNTVVPFGTVGQKTVERFIELGYDEIYSIQYFKRDLRPWWNTSGKETIEGQLTDAANQYKEVMQKCETFNKAVYADALKSGGKEYAHLCILGYRQSIAAHTLVKSPENEILWLSKENNSGGFINTVDVTYPSAPLYLIYNPSLLQGMLNGIFYFSESGKYPHPWAAHDLGTYPLANGQTYGEPMPVEESGNMIILTAAIAKAQGNANYAKKHWKTLTIWADYLTKEGLDPKTQLCTDDFAGHLARNANLSVKAIVGIACYAQMAETLGYTEIATKYRAIAESMVPKWIEMADAGDHYALTFDNKNTWSQKYNLVWDKVLGLNLFPQKVYDTEIKYYLTKQNKFGLPLDSRKAYTKNDWILWTATFAPTQKEFEALVKPVYRHSIETESRVPLNDFYDSNTGIRDNFKARSVVGGFYMRLFADKLKGK